Genomic window (Chondrocystis sp. NIES-4102):
AGAGAGATTACCCAATAGAGATGACGAGCGATCGCACTATCAAAGTATCATTGATTTAGAAGCACAAACCCCGTTTAATTTAGAAATAGCACCCTTACTAAGAACTTCTCTACTCCATCTTGGGGAGGGGGAATATATCTTATTACTAACCATGCACCATATTATTAGTGATGGATGGTCTACAGATATTTTAATTAGTGAGATAGTAAGTTTATATCAAAGTTTAAGTAATAACCAACCCTCAACCTTAGAACCACTAACTATTCAATACGCAGATTATGCCCTTTGGCAAAGACAATGGTTGCAGGGAGATAGATTAAATAAACAAATTAAATTCTGGCAACAACAACTAGCAGATATTCCCAGCGTCTTACCCTTACCTACAGATAAACCTCGTCCCCATATACAATCCTATCGAGGTAGGAAACAAAGTTTTAGCATTTGTGCCGAACTAACTACCGCCCTCAAAACCCTATGCCAACAGGAAAATTGCACTTTATATATGATACTGCTGGCAGCTTTTAAAGTACTACTATACCGTTACACAGGTACTGAGGATCTAGTAGTCGGTTCGCCCATAGCCAATCGTCAGCGCACGCAAATAGAACCATTAATCGGTTTTTTTGTCAATACTTTAGCATTAAGAACAAATTTAGCCAATAATCCCAATTTTTTAGAAGTATTAACCAGGGTTAAGGAGGTTACTCTCTCAGCTACTGCCAATCAAGATGTACCCTTCGAGTTAGTAGTAGAAGCGGTGGGAAGCGAGCGCACTTTAAGTCATACTCCCTTATTTCAGGTTATGTTTGTCTTGCAAGCAGTAGGTTCTCAATTGGAATTACCCAATTTAACCTGGGAATCTTTAGAAGTAGCAGCCACCACCAGCAAATTCGATCTCACCCTGATGATTGCAGAAACTGAGACGGAATTAAAGGGTTGTTGGGAATATAGTAGTGATTTATTTAATTGTGAGACTATTGAGCGCATGAGTGGGCATTTCCAGACATTATTAACTGGTATTATTGCCAACCCCCAAGAGTCTATTAGTCAATTACCTTTACTCACAACCCCAGAACAACAATTAATTAGGGAATGGAATAATACTCAAGCTGATTATTCTTTAGATAAACGTGTGGATCAGTTATTTGCCGAACAAGTAGCTAAAACCCCCGATGCTATAGCGGTAGTATGGGGTAATTCCCAATTAACCTACGCAGAATTAAATAGTCAAGCCAATCAATTAGCTAATTATTTGCAACTTCGGGGAATGAAACCAGAAACTCTAGTAGGGATATACTGCGATCGCTGTGTAGAGATGGTTATTGCCATATTAGCAGTTATTAAAGCAGGTGGTGCATATATCCCCTTAGATCCTAGTTATCCTCCAGAACGTTTACAGTTTATGGTGGAAGATAGCAAATTAGCAATTATCTTAACTACGGGAAAAATATTTAATTCTTCATCCCTAATAATTGATTTGGAGGCAGAAAAAGCCAAAATTGCCCAAAATTCAACTAAAGATCCCGTTAATACCCTAACTCCTGATAACTTAGCTTATGTTATCTACACCTCTGGTTCAACAGGGAAACCCAAGGGGGTAATGATTCCCCATCGCGCCCTAAGTAACCATATGCAATGGATGCAGCAAGCATTACCATTAACTGCCAAAGATAAGGTATTACAAAAAACCCCTTTTAGTTTTGATGCTGCAGTTTGGGAATTTTACGCACCTTTCTTAGCAGGTGGAACATTAGTATTAGCAAAACCAGATGGGCATCAAAATCCAGATTATTTAGTGGAATTAATCAGACAACAGCAAATTACTATTTTGCAATTAGTTCCTTCTTTACTGGGAGTATTACTTGAAACAGATAATATTAGTGCTTGTCAATCATTAAGGAGGGTATTTTCTGGTGGTGAAACCTTAAGCTGCCAATTACAACAAAGATTTACCCAGCAATTACCACATTGCCAATTATATAATCTTTATGGTCCAACGGAAGCTACGATTGATACCACCTACTATTTATGCCCACAAGCAGCACAACCAGTTAACATAATTGGGTTTCCCATTAGTAATGTTCAAGTATACATTTTAGATAAGAATTTACAAATAGTTCCCATAGGTATACCAGGAGAAATCTATATCGGTGGTGCAGGTTTAGCACGAGGTTATTTAAATAATCAGCAAATAACGAATAAGCAATTCATACCAAATCCTTTTATTAAACAGGATAAACAACTTCTCTACAAAACAGGAGATAAAGCCCGTTACCTAGCCACTGGTGAGATAGAATTTTTAGGTAGGATAGATAAGCAAGTAAAACTACGGGGTTTTCGCATCGAATTAGGGGAAATACAAACCCAATTAGAACAACATCCCCAAATAAAACAAGCCTTAGTTCAAATTCGTGAGAATCAAGCCAATCATCATTTAGTTGCCTATTATATTGCTCAACAAAACTGTGAAATAGAAACTAAAGATTTACGCCGTCACTTACAGAATAAACTGCCACAATACATGATTCCTGGAATATTTGTACCCTTAGAATCATTCCCCCTCACCCCCAATGGGAAAATAAACACCCATGCCTTACCAATACCAGATAGAGCGATCGCGCCAACTGAATATCCCAGTAACCAGATCGAATCTAGTTTAATTGAAATATGGCAAGAGGTTTTACAAGTAGATAATATCGGCATCAACGATAACTTTTTTGAACTGGGGGGTGATTCCATTCTCAGTTTACAAGTCATCGCCAAGGCTAAAAGTGCCAATATACAATTGACTCCCAAACAAATATTTCAAGCCCAAACTATAGCAGAATTAAGTATAGTCGCCACCACCCAAACAACCCAAACTACCCAACAGGGGATAGCAACGGGAATAATTCCCCTAACTCCGATACAAACAAGATTTTTTGCCCAAAACCTGGTAGATTCTCACCATTGGAATCAATCAATAATACTAGAAGTTAGACAAGGGGATTTTCAACTATTAACCCAAGCCATACAACATCTGTGGGAACATCATGACATATTGCGATCGCGTTTTTTCCTCACTGCATCGGGTTGGCAGTGTATTATTGACGAGGATAGTAAGACTACACCAATACCCATTATAGAACAACAAGGGCAAAACCTAGAAACCATAGCTTCCCAATTACAGGGTAGTTTTAATTTAACCCAGGGACAACTAATTAAAATAGTTTACTTTGATTTAGGTCAAGGATCTAGCAAACTGTTAATTATCGCCCACCATTTAATTATTGATGGGGTTTCCTGGCGCATCCTCCTAGAAGATTTAACAACGGCTTATGAACAATTAAGCCAAGGGAAAGAAATTACACTCCCCCCTAAAACTACTGCTTATAAATATTGGGCGCAACAACTACAAACCTATGCCCAGTCACAACAGGTAAAGGAAGAAGCGGAATATTGGTTAGGTTTATTTGAGGGAATAAATCAAAATATACCCCTAGACTATGCCGATGGCGAGAATACAGTTGCTGCTGCTGCGACAGTATCCCTAACCCTTACCCCCAAGGAAACCCAAGCCCTACGAGAAGAAGTGCCAGCAGCCTATCAAACCCAAATCAACGATATTTTACTGACTGCATTAGCCCAAACCTTCCAAGAATGGACAGGTAATAATTCTTTGCTAATCGAACTAGAAGGACATGGGAGGGAGGATATCTTAGATAATTTAGATTTATCCCGTATAGTCGGCTGGTTTACTACTATTTTCCCCATTATCTTAAATTTAAGCCCAAATTCCGACCCAGCCACAGCAATTAAAACCATTAAAGAACAACTGCGGAGTATTCCCCATAAAGGGATCAATTACGGAGTGCTACGTTATCTAACCGAGGAGACAGATATTAAAGAAAAACTAGAAAAATTACCAACAGCAGCAGTAAGGTTTAATTATTTAGGACAAAGCGACCAAATAATTGCCAATTCAGCCCTATTTAAACCAACAAGCCAATCTAGAGGTAATAACCAAAGCTTAAGAGGAGAGAGAGATTGCCTAATAGAAATCAATAGCGCGCTTACAGGGGGGCAACTACATATAGATTGGACTTATAGCCAAAGAATACATCAAACCCAAACCATCCAACAACTTGCTAAGACATATCGAGAAAAATTGCGATCGCTAATCTCCCACTGTTTATCTGCCGATGCTGGAGGTTATACCCCCTCAGACTTTCCCCAAATGCAGTTAGATGCAAGTCAATTGGATTTACTACTTTCCCAACTCAATAATTAATGCGTCTGTGCGTCAAACAAAACATGAACAAAAAAAACATAGAAAACATCTATCCCCTGACACCCATGCAACAGGGCATACTTTTCCATACCCTAAATGCACCTGATAGGGGACTATATATAATCCAAAGTAGCTATAAACTAAAAAATCTAATTAACATAACTGCCTTTAAAGAGGCGTGGCAAAAAGTTATCGATCATAACCCAATACTGAGAACTTCTTTTCATTGGCAACAATATCAAGAACCCTTTCAAGTAGTATACAAACAAGTACAATTACCTTGGCAAGAAATACAACTAAAGCAGGGCGAAACACTAGCAACTTGGTTAGAAAAGGATCGTCAAGCAGGTTTCAATCTAAATCAAGCACCTTTAATACGTCTGAGTTTAATCTATCTAGATAACAACACCTATCAGTTTATTTGGAGTTGTCACCATTTAATTTTAGATGGTTGGTCTACCGCTTTAATTTTAAAACAACTATTAGATAGTTATCAGGCAATTATTACAGATAAACCAATCTCTTTAACACCAACTCGCCCCTATGGAGACTATGTAGCTTGGTTGCGAGCGCAAGAAACATCGGCAGCTAAAACCTACTGGCAAACAACACTTCAAGGTTTTACTAAACCTACACCCTTGCAAGAAGGCAAATGGGAAACTAAAAACACAGATAAACAGGGGGAAAAATCCCTCAAAATCTCTAAGGAAACTACCCAAATTATCAAAGCTTGGGCGCGATCGCATAATTTAACTGTCAACACTTTGATTAGGGGTGCTTGGGCTTTACTATTGAGTCGTTATAGTGGTGAAGATGACATTGTTTTTGGTGCAACTTCTTCAGGTCGTCCGCCGAATTTAGTAGGTTCTTCGGCAATGGTGGGTTTATTTATTAATACTCTCCCTGTAAGAGTTAAAGTAGATGCGGATCAGTCTCTTATTGGTTGGTTACAAACTCTACAAAGCCAACAAAGCCAAGCACAGCAGTATGAATATACTCCTTTAATTCAAGTACAACAATGGAGTGATTTATCTGGTGATTTACCACTATTTAATAGTATTTTAGTCTTTGAAAATTATCCTGTAGATGCTTCTATCGCCGAGTTTGGGTTAGCAATGGAGATTACGGAAACTCAATC
Coding sequences:
- a CDS encoding amino acid adenylation domain protein, with product MNQPNLTAEKLELLALLLEEAGIEEEITETILPRQTDDNLPLSYAQQRLWFLQQLEPDNPFYNISSAVSLRGDLNIPILEKCFNQIIQRHEILRTKFLSVDGKATQIITPELQITLPVIEITERLPNRDDERSHYQSIIDLEAQTPFNLEIAPLLRTSLLHLGEGEYILLLTMHHIISDGWSTDILISEIVSLYQSLSNNQPSTLEPLTIQYADYALWQRQWLQGDRLNKQIKFWQQQLADIPSVLPLPTDKPRPHIQSYRGRKQSFSICAELTTALKTLCQQENCTLYMILLAAFKVLLYRYTGTEDLVVGSPIANRQRTQIEPLIGFFVNTLALRTNLANNPNFLEVLTRVKEVTLSATANQDVPFELVVEAVGSERTLSHTPLFQVMFVLQAVGSQLELPNLTWESLEVAATTSKFDLTLMIAETETELKGCWEYSSDLFNCETIERMSGHFQTLLTGIIANPQESISQLPLLTTPEQQLIREWNNTQADYSLDKRVDQLFAEQVAKTPDAIAVVWGNSQLTYAELNSQANQLANYLQLRGMKPETLVGIYCDRCVEMVIAILAVIKAGGAYIPLDPSYPPERLQFMVEDSKLAIILTTGKIFNSSSLIIDLEAEKAKIAQNSTKDPVNTLTPDNLAYVIYTSGSTGKPKGVMIPHRALSNHMQWMQQALPLTAKDKVLQKTPFSFDAAVWEFYAPFLAGGTLVLAKPDGHQNPDYLVELIRQQQITILQLVPSLLGVLLETDNISACQSLRRVFSGGETLSCQLQQRFTQQLPHCQLYNLYGPTEATIDTTYYLCPQAAQPVNIIGFPISNVQVYILDKNLQIVPIGIPGEIYIGGAGLARGYLNNQQITNKQFIPNPFIKQDKQLLYKTGDKARYLATGEIEFLGRIDKQVKLRGFRIELGEIQTQLEQHPQIKQALVQIRENQANHHLVAYYIAQQNCEIETKDLRRHLQNKLPQYMIPGIFVPLESFPLTPNGKINTHALPIPDRAIAPTEYPSNQIESSLIEIWQEVLQVDNIGINDNFFELGGDSILSLQVIAKAKSANIQLTPKQIFQAQTIAELSIVATTQTTQTTQQGIATGIIPLTPIQTRFFAQNLVDSHHWNQSIILEVRQGDFQLLTQAIQHLWEHHDILRSRFFLTASGWQCIIDEDSKTTPIPIIEQQGQNLETIASQLQGSFNLTQGQLIKIVYFDLGQGSSKLLIIAHHLIIDGVSWRILLEDLTTAYEQLSQGKEITLPPKTTAYKYWAQQLQTYAQSQQVKEEAEYWLGLFEGINQNIPLDYADGENTVAAAATVSLTLTPKETQALREEVPAAYQTQINDILLTALAQTFQEWTGNNSLLIELEGHGREDILDNLDLSRIVGWFTTIFPIILNLSPNSDPATAIKTIKEQLRSIPHKGINYGVLRYLTEETDIKEKLEKLPTAAVRFNYLGQSDQIIANSALFKPTSQSRGNNQSLRGERDCLIEINSALTGGQLHIDWTYSQRIHQTQTIQQLAKTYREKLRSLISHCLSADAGGYTPSDFPQMQLDASQLDLLLSQLNN